The DNA sequence CCTGGGGTAATATTCAATTGTGAGACTACTTCCAGTTGTCCTACTTGTGGGGTTTGGGATGCTGAGACAGATTGGGTTTGAGTATTATCAGTCGATGCTATTAGCTTTTGAGCAGTGAGGGTAAGGGGTGTTACAAACAGTAACAAAGCGACTGAACTTTTTAAGAACCATTTTTGTTTTAACATTGTTTTATTAGATATTATTTCGAGGTTTTTATTGAGTGAGAAAGTTGAGGACAGCTTGTTCAAACTGTTCTGGGACTTCATGATGGGGAATATGACCAATTCCCGACAACTCTACTAACGTGGTATTGGGAATAGTTTTGGCTGCAAAACGCCCTAATTCAGGGAAATTGCCGATTGTTTTTCCCACTTCTGGACTAACATAGATTCGTCCGAGGGCAATTCGATCTTCTAAGCCAATTACTAATAACGTTGGTTGAGTTAGTGAAGATAATTCATAGCGAATTGGTTCTCGATAAATCATTTGCCAAGTTCGCGCCATCACACGAGTCCAGCGAGGATATTCGGCACTTTGGGCAAGACGAGAACGAAGTTGTACAAAGGTTAAATCTCGCTCTGGAGTCCACTTGGCGACAAAATTACGGAAAAATTTGCTAATATCAGCCGAATCGACGAGTGATTCATCTTGTTGCAATCTTTCTAAGGTTTGAGGTGGAACAGTGAAACGATAATCTGGCGTTGCTGATTTGAAGTATGAAACCGAAAAGTAATCTGTTCGTAGCTTTTAGCTATCAGCTATTAGCTATTAGCTTTTTTAAATTTTGATCATCAACTGAAAAAGTTAAAAATCATACCTTGATTCAGCAACGCCTTAAGTCGTCTCATGGTTGCAATAACATGATAGCCTTGACGAGCAAAAGCGATCGCACTAGCTTTACCAATACCCGAACTCGTACCTGTAATTAAAACGACTGGTTGTTCAGATGCTTGCGCACTGATAAATGTTGGTTGTTTAGCATTAGCAGGAAACTTTTGATTAAATAACCCGTAAGCTGATACGGAAGCCCCCGATACTAGGGCAGTTGCGATAAAAGTGCGACGATCCATAATCTTTCTCCAATAATTTAAGTTTGAAAAAATTGTTTTTATCGATCGCCTTTCCTCTACCTACCCGAAGAATTTAGTCCCTTAGAAATCGATGCATTATGTTGATATCTACATAGCCGAATTGTTTATGTTTAAAAGCTTTGGGGCTAGTGCCAATAATCGAGAAACCCAATTTTTGCCACATCGCGATCGCACTTTTGTTAGTACTGACAACTAAATTTAATTGCACTGCTTGATAGCCTTGTTGCTTTGCTTGTTCTAAACAATATTGAGCAAGAGTTTTACCGATACCTTGATGTTGATAAGTAGAATCGATTACCATGCAGAGGTTGGCTACGTGAGAACCAAGTTCTCGAAAATTAGGAGTTAGTTTTGCCATACCTGCAATAGTTTGCTCTACCTCGATAACATAACTGGTAATATTCGGTGCAAACCAATAAGCAAAGATATCTTCACGACTGGCGTTAGTAGTAAAAACGTAATTCTCTTCGGGTGTAATGGCTGAGAGAAAGACGGGCAACATTGTCTCAAAATCTGATTCTGTTGCTTGGCGAATGGTTGTTTGAGGGATTGTAGTGTTACTCATAACTCAATATTCTCCAATTTAAGGTGTTATTGGTTATGGTACTGGAATTCGCTCAAAATCAATGCATACTAGCCTACAAATTCATCCATTAAAGGACTAGCGATCGCAACTACCAGCAGTGAAATTCCAGTGAAAATAGAACGTTTCATGTTTATTTTTCCTTTTGTTAGTTATGGTTTGAATGATTGATTAAGTATCTTAGATGTGATGTATTTCTTAACTTCTGTGTGAAAGCTAACGATGCTGATAAAATAGTTAGAAAGATGTAATTGGATTTGGGAAATGAGTAGTTCAGATATCGATACTGAATATGATGCCTGGTTGATCGAACAATCCCAATTACTACGCGATCGCACTTTCGAGAAGCTAGATATTGAGAACTTAATCGAGGAATTAGAAAGTTTGGTCAGGGGAGAAAAAAGCGCGGTTGAAAGTTTAGCAATAAATATATTGACCCATTTATTTTATTGCCAGTACTGGAAAGCAGAACATAAATCTATTAACCATTGGCAGGCAGAAATAACTTCTTTTCGCTATCAGCTTCTGAACAAACTTAGCACCAATCTTAAAAATCATTTGATTGCCCGATGGGGAATTATTAATCAAAGAGCTAGCAAAATTGCTCGTTTAAAAACTGGTTTGGAGATGCTAGAAAACTTATATAGTCTCGAACAAGTTTTAGATGAAAACTTTCTGCCTCAATAAGCTTAATGATTCCAAATTAAGTCTTTGGCATCAAACTGAGTTTTCACCCAATTTGCTTGGCACATCTGTTCGATCGTCTCATTGAGCTTAATTTAGGCAGCAACTTTTGCTGAAAGTTTTTTCAGTAACTTCACCATTCCTTCGCCGACACCTGCTGCTGAGACTGGATTTTGTCCTGTTACCAGGCGATCGCTAGTTACTACCTTTTTCTGAAAATTGGCTGCTTTTTCGATAGTTGCACCACGCTCAATTAGCTTTGATTCGAGTAAAAAGGGAACAACATCGGTTAAACCTACTGCTGCTTCTTCTTCATTAGTGAAACAAGATATTTTTTTCCCTGCAACTAGATAACTACCATTACTAAGCTGAAGATTAACTAAACCTGCCGATCCGTGACAGACAGCACCGACAATACCACCGCGATCGTAAATTGCTGTGGTAATTTCAGCCAATTCTGGGTTATCTGGAAAATCCCACATCGTACCGTGTCCGCCAGCATAGAAGATGGCATCGTATTCCGATGGATTTATTTGACTGGGATGCAATGTATTTTCGATTTTGGTAACTTTATGGACATCTTCCAAAAATGCCTTATTAATTGGATCTTCGCGATCGATTCCAATCATAGGTGCTTTACCACCTTGAGGACTGACATATACAACCTCTAAACCTGCGCGATCGAATACTGCTTCAGGGTGAGTAACTTCTGGAAGATAAAAACCTGTTTCTTTTTTTGTATTACCAAGAGTGTCGTGACTGGTTAATATCAGCAAAACTTTCTGAGACATAATAACCTCGTATTTAAGTAAGGGTAAGCTTTTTAGGTTCGGGTTAAATCTTTTTTTGTCCCGATAAATTTATCCTAAACCGCATTTATCTAAAATACAAATAATGAAAATTAGAGTTATTTATAAATATATTTATGGATAATTTTAAAAAAAAGCGATCGCACCACCAGAAACACGATCGCTTATTATTTTTCATCTAACTTAACTTTACGAACAGTCTCTAAACTTTTTAGCATTAGGCATTCACCAAAGCCTATTTGTTCAATTCATCCCACGCCACTTTAGACACCTTGGCGATTACTGCTTCGCGGGTTGCCTCATCAGCCTGAGCATCTGATACAAACACTGCGATCGCTAAATGGTGACCATTCGGTAGCGTCACGAGTCCTGCATCATTGGTTGCAGCCGTCACTCCATTAACAGTGCTTGATGTACCAGTCTTATGCGCTACAACTGTTCCTTCGGGTAACAATCCTTTAATCCGCTTTGGGCCTGTAGAACTTTCTGTCATCAATTGCAGCAATAAGGCTTGACTAGATTTTGAAAGCCCTTGTCCTTCATGTAAGGCGCGTAATAAAACGATAGCTGCATCAGGTGTTGCATAGTTACGATACTGCAATTGCAATGTTTTGTCTTGCTGTATCTCCTTCTCTGGATTTGCAACAACCATTTCATTTACCCCAAGACTTTGCAAATACTGTGTCACAACCTTGCCCCCACCAATGAGTCGTAACAGCGCATCAGAAGATGTGTTGTCACTTTCAGAAACCGCGTACTTCAAGAGTTCAGTTAGACTAAACTCTTTCCCTTGGGAATTCTGCTCAAGAACTGTACTATCTGGGTTAGCATCACTTTCCTCAATACGAACTTTTTGATCTAGTTTTAATTTTCCTCGATCGACCTGAGCTAGCACAGCCATTGCAATGGGAAACTTATAAACGCTTTGCATCGGAAATCGCTGCTTTTCGTTAAGGAATAATACCGACTGTCCAGTTTCTAGTACTGTAGCTGTAGCCCCAACACGCCCTTGAGCAGTCTGAGCGATTTGCTCAATACGACTGCGTAATTCGTTTTCGTTACCAGTGTTAGATGTTACGACTTCCTTCGGTACATTAGTTTGGCTGTCTCGATCGCTCTTGATGGTATTGGCATTACTGCCTGTATAGCTAACCGTTAATAAAGACAAGCAAAATATGCAAAGCCATACTTTTCTTTTAATCATTGTTTGAATCATAAGCCTGGAATTGGATCGGTATATTCTTCGGTGAGATCGAGAAAACTTTCTGGATATCATAACAATAAAGGACGATCGCTTTGTTTCTGAGGAAGCGAGCGCGACCTTTGGCTACACTTATTGCTGAAGCTAGATTTCGTTGAATTACTATGCGTTTAAATACTGCTTTAATAATATTTATCTAAAATACAAACAATAAAAAATAGAAAGATCCATAAACATATTTATGGTTAATTTGGAATGGTATCGTAGCTTTATCGCTGTCTATCAAGTAGGCACAGTATCGGGTGCAGCACAGGTTTTATATTTAACACAGCCAGCCGTCAGTCAACATATTGCATCTTTAGAATCGGTATTGGGGATTAAACTATTTGAAAGAATGCCCCGTCGAATGTTACCGACAGAAGCAGGAAAGCGTTTATACAATCAAGCGATCGCAGCAATTGAAACTTTAGAAGCGATCGCCACTCGAAATACTTTTGCTGATACACAATCTCTAATTCGTTTGGGTACACCA is a window from the Pleurocapsa minor HA4230-MV1 genome containing:
- a CDS encoding alpha/beta hydrolase yields the protein MQQDESLVDSADISKFFRNFVAKWTPERDLTFVQLRSRLAQSAEYPRWTRVMARTWQMIYREPIRYELSSLTQPTLLVIGLEDRIALGRIYVSPEVGKTIGNFPELGRFAAKTIPNTTLVELSGIGHIPHHEVPEQFEQAVLNFLTQ
- a CDS encoding SDR family NAD(P)-dependent oxidoreductase yields the protein MDRRTFIATALVSGASVSAYGLFNQKFPANAKQPTFISAQASEQPVVLITGTSSGIGKASAIAFARQGYHVIATMRRLKALLNQGMIFNFFS
- a CDS encoding GNAT family N-acetyltransferase, producing the protein MSNTTIPQTTIRQATESDFETMLPVFLSAITPEENYVFTTNASREDIFAYWFAPNITSYVIEVEQTIAGMAKLTPNFRELGSHVANLCMVIDSTYQHQGIGKTLAQYCLEQAKQQGYQAVQLNLVVSTNKSAIAMWQKLGFSIIGTSPKAFKHKQFGYVDINIMHRFLRD
- a CDS encoding DUF29 domain-containing protein, which gives rise to MSSSDIDTEYDAWLIEQSQLLRDRTFEKLDIENLIEELESLVRGEKSAVESLAINILTHLFYCQYWKAEHKSINHWQAEITSFRYQLLNKLSTNLKNHLIARWGIINQRASKIARLKTGLEMLENLYSLEQVLDENFLPQ
- a CDS encoding type 1 glutamine amidotransferase domain-containing protein codes for the protein MSQKVLLILTSHDTLGNTKKETGFYLPEVTHPEAVFDRAGLEVVYVSPQGGKAPMIGIDREDPINKAFLEDVHKVTKIENTLHPSQINPSEYDAIFYAGGHGTMWDFPDNPELAEITTAIYDRGGIVGAVCHGSAGLVNLQLSNGSYLVAGKKISCFTNEEEAAVGLTDVVPFLLESKLIERGATIEKAANFQKKVVTSDRLVTGQNPVSAAGVGEGMVKLLKKLSAKVAA
- the bla gene encoding class A beta-lactamase, whose product is MIKRKVWLCIFCLSLLTVSYTGSNANTIKSDRDSQTNVPKEVVTSNTGNENELRSRIEQIAQTAQGRVGATATVLETGQSVLFLNEKQRFPMQSVYKFPIAMAVLAQVDRGKLKLDQKVRIEESDANPDSTVLEQNSQGKEFSLTELLKYAVSESDNTSSDALLRLIGGGKVVTQYLQSLGVNEMVVANPEKEIQQDKTLQLQYRNYATPDAAIVLLRALHEGQGLSKSSQALLLQLMTESSTGPKRIKGLLPEGTVVAHKTGTSSTVNGVTAATNDAGLVTLPNGHHLAIAVFVSDAQADEATREAVIAKVSKVAWDELNK